In the Rhea pennata isolate bPtePen1 chromosome 25, bPtePen1.pri, whole genome shotgun sequence genome, one interval contains:
- the ELF3 gene encoding ETS-related transcription factor Elf-3: protein MAGSCEISNIFSNYISAMYQPDEGQTTLDMLGHLGDDGTLGLSLPTSQPLAESTDKPEWFSELPYFWTKVQVLEWISYHVEKNKYDASSIDFSCCNMDGHTLCHYTRDQMRLIFGPLGDELYDRLHEITSDELNWIVDLLEKEDMTSQETFLDTSHLELGNPCAKDSLEDMKFTNPFLSTDFTCLPGAMSPGSSDISGPVMSHSPNSQDSGGSDLDLDLDLDPAEAKLFPDDGFAGGKKGDTKHGKRKRGRPRKHSKESRDCLESRKSKHSPRGTHLWEFIRDILIHPELNEGLMKWEDRREGVFKFLRSEAVAQLWGQKKKNSSMTYEKLSRAMRYYYKREILERVDGRRLVYKFGKNSSGWKEEEVLNRNKEL from the exons aTGGCGGGATCTTGTGAGATCAGCAACATCTTCTCTAACTACATCAGTGCCATGTACCAGCCAGATGAGGGGCAGACGACTCTGGATATGTTAGGACACCTTGGGGATGATGGCACCCTGGGGCTGAGCCTCCCCACCAGCCAGCCCCTGGCAGAGAGCACAG ACAAGCCAGAGTGGTTCAGTGAGCTCCCATACTTCTGGACCAAGGTGCAGGTGCTAGAGTGGATCAGCTACCATGTGGAGAAGAACAAGTATGATGCCAGCTCCATCGACTTCTCCTGCTGCAACATGGATGGGCACACGCTCTGCCACTACACAAGGGACCAGATGCGCCTCATCTTCGGGCCTCTCGGGGATGAGCTCTATGACCGCCTGCATGAGATCA CCTCCGACGAGCTGAACTGGATCGTTGACTTGCTGGAAAAAGAGGATATGACTTCCCAAGAGACATTCCTGGATACTAGCCATCTGG AGCTGGGAAATCCCTGTGCCAAGGACTCCCTGGAGGATATGAAGTTCACAAACCCTTTTCTCTCCACAGACTTCACCTGCTTGCCTGGTGCCATGTCCCCAGGCAGCTCAGATATCTCAG GGCCTGTGATGTCCCACAGCCCCAACTCCCAGGACTCCGGTGGAAGTGACCTTGACCTTGACCTTGACCTCGACCCTGCAGAAGCAAAGCTCTTCCCTGATG ATGGCTTTGCAGGGGGCAAGAAAGGGGACACCAAACATGGCAAGAGGAAGCGGGGACGGCCTCGAAAACacagcaaggagagcagagacTGCCTGGAGAGCCGGAAAAGCAAGCACT CCCCAAGAGGTACCCACCTGTGGGAGTTTATCCGAGACATCCTGATCCACCCTGAGCTGAATGAGGGGCTGATGAAGTGGGAAGACCGGCGGGAAGGTGTCTTCAAATTCCTGCGCTCAGAGGCAGTGGCTCAGCTTTGGGGccagaagaagaagaatagCAGCATGACCTACGAGAAGCTTAGCCGAGCCATGCG GTATTACTACAAACGGGAGATCCTGGAACGAGTTGATGGACGACGACTGGTGTACAAATTTGGGAAGAACTCCAGTGgctggaaagaggaggaggtgttGAACAGGAACAAAGAACTGTAA